A genomic stretch from Halichoerus grypus chromosome 5, mHalGry1.hap1.1, whole genome shotgun sequence includes:
- the ZBTB10 gene encoding zinc finger and BTB domain-containing protein 10 isoform X1 codes for MSFSEMNRRTLAFRGGGLVTASGGGGGGSSTNNNAGGEASAWPQQPQPRQPQPLAPQQLNGRGADEEVELEGLEPQDLEASAGAAAAAEETKELLLPQDAGGPTSLGGGGAGGPLLAERNRRTLAFRGGGGGGGLGNNGSSRGRPETSAWPLRHFNGRGPAAVDLELDALEGKELMQDGASLSDSTEDEEEGASLGDGSGAEGGSCSSSRRSGGDGGDEVEGSGVGAGEGETVQHFPLARPKSLMQKLQCSFQTSWLKDFPWLRYSKDTGLMSCGWCQKTPEDGGSGDLPQVGHDELSRGTRNYKKTLLLRHHVSNEHKLHEANAQETEIPSEEGYCDFNSRPNENSYCYQLLRQLNEQRKKGILCDVSIVVSGKIFKAHKNILVAGSRFFKTLYCFSNKESPNQNNTTHLDIAAVQGFSVILDFLYSGNLVLTSQNAIEVMTVASYLQMSEVVQTCRNFIKDALNISIKSEAPESVVVDYNNRKPVNRDGLSSSRDQKIASFWATRNLTNLASNVKIENDGCNVDEGQIENYQMNDSSWVQDGSPELAENESQGQTKVFIWNNMGSQGIQETGKTRRKNQTTKRFIYNIPPNETNLEDCSVMQPPVAYPEEDLSFIKEEPDLDGALLSGPDCDRNVNTNLLAEAGSSQDGGDAGTSHDFKYGLMPGPSSDFKYGLLPGTSNDFKYGLLPGASNDFKYGLLPESWPKQETWENGESSLIMNKLKCPHCSYVAKYRRTLKRHLLIHTGVRSFSCDICGKLFTRREHVKRHSLVHKKDKKYKCMVCKKIFMLAASVGIRHGSRRYGVCVDCADKSQPGGQEGVDQGQDTDFPRDEEYEENEVGEADEELVDDGEDQNDPSRWDESGDVCMSLDD; via the exons ATGTCGTTCAGTGAAATGAACCGCAGGACGCTGGCGTTCCGAGGAGGCGGGTTGGTCACCGccagtggcggcggcggcggcggcagctccACGAACAATAACGCTGGCGGGGAGGCCTCGGCTTGGCCTCAGCAGCCCCAGCCAAGACAGCCCCAGCCGCTAGCGCCTCAGCAGCTCAATGGGCGGGGGGCCGACGAGGAAGTGGAATTGGAGGGCCTGGAGCCCCAAGACCTGGAGGCCTCCGCTGGGGCGGCCGCTGCCGCCGAGGAAACCAAGGAGTTGCTGCTCCCCCAAGACGCGGGCGGCCCCACCTCGCTGGGCGGCGGTGGCGCGGGGGGCCCCCTGCTAGCGGAGAGGAACCGTCGGACTCTGGCCTTccgaggaggcggcggcggcgggggtcTCGGCAACAATGGCAGTAGCCGCGGCCGCCCCGAGACCTCGGCGTGGCCCCTGAGGCATTTCAATGGGCGAGGGCCAGCGGCTGTGGATCTGGAGCTGGACGCGCTGGAGGGGAAGGAGTTGATGCAGGACGGCGCGTCCCTGAGCGACAGCACcgaggacgaggaggaggggGCGAGCCTGGGCGACGGCAGCGGGGCGGAAGGCggcagctgcagcagcagcaggcGGTCGGGCGGCGATGGCGGGGACGAAGTGGAGGGCAGCGGTGTGGGAGCTGGCGAAGGAGAGACTGTCCAGCACTTCCCGCTCGCGCGGCCCAAGTCCCTGATGCAGAAGCTACAGTGCTCCTTCCAGACCTCTTGGCTCAAAGATTTTCCCTGGCTGCGGTATTCCAAGGATACTGGCCTTATGTCCTGCGGCTGGTGCCAAAAGACCCCAGAGGACGGGGGAAGCGGGGACCTTCCTCAAGTGGGGCACGATGAGCTTTCGCGAGGGACCCGAAACTACAAGAAAACCCTTCTTCTGAGACACCACGTCTCTAATGAGCACAAACTCCACGAAGCCAACGCCCAG GAGACAGAAATACCATCAGAAGAGGGGTACTGTGACTTTAATAGTAGGCCAAATGAGAACTCTTATTGCTATCAACTTCTTCGACaactaaatgaacaaagaaagaaaggtattCTTTGCGATGTCAGCATTGTGGTGAGCGGAAAAATCTTTAAAGCTCATAAGAACATCCTGGTTGCAGGCAGCCGTTTCTTTAAGACTTTATATTGCTTTTCAAACAAAGAAAGCCCTAACCAAAACAATACTACCCATTTAGATATTGCTGCAGTTCAAGGTTTTTCAGTCATCTTGGACTTCTTGTATTCTGGTAACCTGGTGCTCACAAGCCAAAATGCCATTGAAGTGATGACAGTGGCCAGCTATCTTCAAATGAGTGAAGTTGTTCAAACTTGCCGAAATTTCATTAAAGATGCCTTAAATATAAGCATTAAATCGGAAGCTCCAGAGTCTGTAGTTGTGGACTATAATAACAGAAAACCAGTTAATAGAGATGGTCTGTCTTCATCACGGGATCAAAAAATTGCCAGTTTTTGGGCAACACGGAATCTTACCAATTTGGCAAGTaatgtaaaaattgaaaatgatgGTTGTAACGTCGACGAGGGCCAAATAGAAAACTACCAAATGAATGACAGTAGTTGGGTCCAGGATGGTTCACCAGAATTGGCTGAAAATGAATCTCAAGGTCAAACAAAAGTGTTTATTTGGAATAATATGGGCTCCCAGGGAATTCAAGAGACTGGCAAAACAAGGAGGAAAAACCAAACtacaaagagatttatttataatataccaCCTAATGAAACAAATTTAGAAGATTGCTCAGTGATGCAGCCACCTGTTGCCTATCCAGAAGAAGATTTATCATTCATCAAGGAAGAAccag ATCTGGATGGTGCTCTACTCTCAGGGCCAGATTGTGATAGGAATGTGAATACAAATTTATTGGCTGAAGCCGGCTCCAGTCAGGATGGAGGTGATGCTG GTACTTCACATGATTTCAAGTATGGCCTGATGCCTGGCCCTTCAAGTGATTTTAAGTATGGATTGCTACCAGGTACTTCAAATGATTTCAAGTATGGATTGCTACCAGGTGCTTCAAATGATTTCAAGTATGGATTATTGCCTGAATCTTGGCCAAAACAAGAAACTTGGGAAAATG GTGAATCATCTCTAATCATGAACAAGTTAAAATGCCCTCATTGTAGCTATGTAGCCAAATACAGACGAACACTAAAAAGGCATTTGCTCATTCATACGGGAGTCAGATCATTTAGCTGTGATATTTGTGGAAAACTGTTTACTCGCAGAGAACATGTGAAAAGACATTCCCTG GTgcataaaaaggataaaaaatacaaatgtatggTGTGTAAGAAGATCTTCATGTTAGCAGCCAGTGTTGGAATAAGACATGGATCTCGACGCTATGGTGTTTGTGTAGACTGTGCAGATAAATCACAGCCAGGAGGGCAAGAAGGTGTAGATCAGGGACAGGATACAGATTTCCCTCGGGATGAAGAATATGAAGAGAATGAAGTAGGAGAAGCTGATGAAGAGCTGGTTGATGATGGAGAAGATCAGAATGATCCATCTCGATGGGATGAATCAGGAGATGTTTGTATGTCTCTAGATGATTAA
- the ZBTB10 gene encoding zinc finger and BTB domain-containing protein 10 isoform X2: MTRLERSSPHRTVISKVPGELVAREGKCASRARETEIPSEEGYCDFNSRPNENSYCYQLLRQLNEQRKKGILCDVSIVVSGKIFKAHKNILVAGSRFFKTLYCFSNKESPNQNNTTHLDIAAVQGFSVILDFLYSGNLVLTSQNAIEVMTVASYLQMSEVVQTCRNFIKDALNISIKSEAPESVVVDYNNRKPVNRDGLSSSRDQKIASFWATRNLTNLASNVKIENDGCNVDEGQIENYQMNDSSWVQDGSPELAENESQGQTKVFIWNNMGSQGIQETGKTRRKNQTTKRFIYNIPPNETNLEDCSVMQPPVAYPEEDLSFIKEEPDLDGALLSGPDCDRNVNTNLLAEAGSSQDGGDAGTSHDFKYGLMPGPSSDFKYGLLPGTSNDFKYGLLPGASNDFKYGLLPESWPKQETWENGESSLIMNKLKCPHCSYVAKYRRTLKRHLLIHTGVRSFSCDICGKLFTRREHVKRHSLVHKKDKKYKCMVCKKIFMLAASVGIRHGSRRYGVCVDCADKSQPGGQEGVDQGQDTDFPRDEEYEENEVGEADEELVDDGEDQNDPSRWDESGDVCMSLDD, encoded by the exons ATGACAAGGCTGGAGCGCAGCAGCCCCCACCGCACAGTTATTTCCAAAGTCCCAGGTGAACTCGTGGCGAGAGAAGGAAAATGTGCGTCCCGGGCGCGG GAGACAGAAATACCATCAGAAGAGGGGTACTGTGACTTTAATAGTAGGCCAAATGAGAACTCTTATTGCTATCAACTTCTTCGACaactaaatgaacaaagaaagaaaggtattCTTTGCGATGTCAGCATTGTGGTGAGCGGAAAAATCTTTAAAGCTCATAAGAACATCCTGGTTGCAGGCAGCCGTTTCTTTAAGACTTTATATTGCTTTTCAAACAAAGAAAGCCCTAACCAAAACAATACTACCCATTTAGATATTGCTGCAGTTCAAGGTTTTTCAGTCATCTTGGACTTCTTGTATTCTGGTAACCTGGTGCTCACAAGCCAAAATGCCATTGAAGTGATGACAGTGGCCAGCTATCTTCAAATGAGTGAAGTTGTTCAAACTTGCCGAAATTTCATTAAAGATGCCTTAAATATAAGCATTAAATCGGAAGCTCCAGAGTCTGTAGTTGTGGACTATAATAACAGAAAACCAGTTAATAGAGATGGTCTGTCTTCATCACGGGATCAAAAAATTGCCAGTTTTTGGGCAACACGGAATCTTACCAATTTGGCAAGTaatgtaaaaattgaaaatgatgGTTGTAACGTCGACGAGGGCCAAATAGAAAACTACCAAATGAATGACAGTAGTTGGGTCCAGGATGGTTCACCAGAATTGGCTGAAAATGAATCTCAAGGTCAAACAAAAGTGTTTATTTGGAATAATATGGGCTCCCAGGGAATTCAAGAGACTGGCAAAACAAGGAGGAAAAACCAAACtacaaagagatttatttataatataccaCCTAATGAAACAAATTTAGAAGATTGCTCAGTGATGCAGCCACCTGTTGCCTATCCAGAAGAAGATTTATCATTCATCAAGGAAGAAccag ATCTGGATGGTGCTCTACTCTCAGGGCCAGATTGTGATAGGAATGTGAATACAAATTTATTGGCTGAAGCCGGCTCCAGTCAGGATGGAGGTGATGCTG GTACTTCACATGATTTCAAGTATGGCCTGATGCCTGGCCCTTCAAGTGATTTTAAGTATGGATTGCTACCAGGTACTTCAAATGATTTCAAGTATGGATTGCTACCAGGTGCTTCAAATGATTTCAAGTATGGATTATTGCCTGAATCTTGGCCAAAACAAGAAACTTGGGAAAATG GTGAATCATCTCTAATCATGAACAAGTTAAAATGCCCTCATTGTAGCTATGTAGCCAAATACAGACGAACACTAAAAAGGCATTTGCTCATTCATACGGGAGTCAGATCATTTAGCTGTGATATTTGTGGAAAACTGTTTACTCGCAGAGAACATGTGAAAAGACATTCCCTG GTgcataaaaaggataaaaaatacaaatgtatggTGTGTAAGAAGATCTTCATGTTAGCAGCCAGTGTTGGAATAAGACATGGATCTCGACGCTATGGTGTTTGTGTAGACTGTGCAGATAAATCACAGCCAGGAGGGCAAGAAGGTGTAGATCAGGGACAGGATACAGATTTCCCTCGGGATGAAGAATATGAAGAGAATGAAGTAGGAGAAGCTGATGAAGAGCTGGTTGATGATGGAGAAGATCAGAATGATCCATCTCGATGGGATGAATCAGGAGATGTTTGTATGTCTCTAGATGATTAA